CTTTCTTTGCCACATCGGCATAATCGAGTGGCGGTCGGCTCGCAATCGCTTCGCCATCGCGCACCGATTCGCTCTCCTCGGAACCGAAAGAGATGGCGACGTATTTGCTGCCGAGCAGCCCTTCGGTTTCTATCGAGGCGATGGAATCTTGCTTAATCACCTCGCGGGTGCTGTTTTCAAGCTCCATCTCGATTTTCACTTTATCGTCAGGACGGCGCGGCAGAAAAATCTTTTCAACCGTGCCGATGCGCACGCCGCCGGCGCGCACCGGCGCACCTTCATCAAGTCCCGCGACATTATCGAATGGGGCGCTGATGCGATAGGTGCGGCTGAAAAGAAATCGCCGGTCGCCTATCCAAAAGACCATCACCGCGAAAACGATTAACGCGGTGAGAATAAACGCGCCAAGACGCATCGTGCTGGACATATCAACTCACCTCCCCGGACTCTTGCATAAATTTCGCGATCATCGGATGGTCACTTTGCTTCAAGTCCTCAAAAGTTCCTTCGATGATGATGCGGCCCTCATTGAGCATAGCGATGCGGTCGGCAACAACCTTCACACTGCGCATATCGTGGGTGACCACTATCGAAGAGATTTGCCGCTCTTGCTGCAAGTCGCGAATGAGTTGATTGATTTCGTCAGCGGTTATCGGGTCAAGTCCCGCCGTCGGCTCATCCAGCAGCATGATTTTGGGGTCGAGGGCAAGCGCCCGCGCCAGCCCAACACGTTTCTTCATGCCGCCTGAAAGGTCGCCGGGCATCTTGTTTACAGCGTCATCCATGCCGACGCGGGCAAGCAACTGGCGGGCGCGGTCACGACGCTCGCGTTCGCTCATTCGCGTGTGGCGTTGCAGAGGAAAAGCGACATTCGCTTCTACGGTCAACGAGTCATAAAGCGCCGCCTGTTGAAAGAGAAAGCCCATGGTTTTACGCACCGCATTCAATTT
This is a stretch of genomic DNA from Acidobacteriota bacterium. It encodes these proteins:
- a CDS encoding ABC transporter ATP-binding protein, with the translated sequence MMESAHYKPAIHVQSLSKSFGEQKVLNRLDLEVARGETLTVLGRSGTGKSVLLKLIIGLQKPDDGEIEINGEAITKLSLDKLNAVRKTMGFLFQQAALYDSLTVEANVAFPLQRHTRMSERERRDRARQLLARVGMDDAVNKMPGDLSGGMKKRVGLARALALDPKIMLLDEPTAGLDPITADEINQLIRDLQQERQISSIVVTHDMRSVKVVADRIAMLNEGRIIIEGTFEDLKQSDHPMIAKFMQESGEVS